Proteins from one Ramlibacter sp. PS4R-6 genomic window:
- a CDS encoding adenylate/guanylate cyclase domain-containing protein yields the protein MASMKPHILVVDDTPDNLFLMQSLLEDKYDVRTAASGPEALELVRTNAPDLILLDIMMPGMDGHEVLRRLRLNAKTAAIPVIFLTSLNSVEEEQTGFDLGAADYIAKPISPPIVLARVHAHLERSGNARRLQALSDKLSRYLAPQVVQSLFDGSRDAEIRTQRKKLTVFFSDIKDFTASTAKWQPEEIRFLLNSYFSEMSRIAYDHGGTIDKFIGDAMMVFFGDPETRGVKEDALACVRMALAMQRRMAELQVLWRELGSDKSFEVRMGINTGYCDVGNFGSDLRMDYTIIGAEVNLAARLQQAADPGGILMSRETQSLVRDEILSVEQQPLIAKGFPEPVKAYLVEADAMASSRKVFQWERLGMRVLVDLDRLPEAERAAAARELRQMADQLH from the coding sequence ATGGCGTCCATGAAGCCGCACATCCTCGTCGTCGACGACACGCCCGACAACCTCTTCCTCATGCAGTCGCTGCTGGAAGACAAGTACGACGTGCGCACGGCCGCGAGCGGGCCCGAGGCCCTGGAGCTCGTGCGAACGAATGCGCCCGACCTCATCCTGCTCGACATCATGATGCCCGGCATGGACGGCCACGAGGTGCTGCGCCGCCTGCGCCTGAACGCGAAGACCGCGGCCATCCCCGTGATCTTCCTGACCTCGCTCAACAGCGTGGAGGAGGAGCAGACGGGGTTCGACCTGGGCGCGGCCGACTACATCGCCAAGCCGATCAGCCCGCCCATCGTGCTCGCGCGCGTGCATGCGCACCTGGAGCGCAGCGGCAACGCGCGCCGGCTGCAGGCGCTGTCGGACAAGCTCTCGCGCTACCTCGCGCCGCAAGTGGTGCAGTCGCTGTTCGACGGCTCGCGCGACGCCGAGATCCGCACGCAGCGCAAGAAGCTCACCGTCTTCTTCTCCGACATCAAGGACTTCACCGCGTCCACCGCCAAGTGGCAGCCCGAGGAGATCCGCTTCCTCCTGAACAGCTATTTCTCCGAGATGTCGCGCATCGCCTACGACCACGGCGGCACCATCGACAAGTTCATCGGCGACGCGATGATGGTCTTCTTCGGCGACCCGGAGACGCGCGGCGTCAAGGAAGACGCCCTGGCCTGCGTGCGCATGGCGCTCGCGATGCAGCGGCGCATGGCCGAACTGCAGGTGCTGTGGCGCGAGCTCGGCTCGGACAAGAGCTTCGAAGTGCGCATGGGCATCAACACGGGCTACTGCGACGTGGGCAACTTCGGCAGCGACCTGCGCATGGACTACACCATCATCGGCGCCGAGGTGAACCTGGCCGCGCGCCTGCAGCAGGCCGCCGACCCGGGCGGCATCCTGATGTCGCGCGAGACGCAGTCGCTGGTGCGCGACGAGATCCTGTCCGTCGAGCAGCAGCCGCTCATCGCCAAGGGCTTCCCCGAACCGGTCAAGGCCTACCTGGTGGAAGCGGACGCGATGGCCAGCTCGCGCAAGGTGTTCCAGTGGGAGCGGCTGGGCATGCGCGTGCTGGTCGACCTGGACCGCCTGCCCGAAGCCGAACGCGCCGCCGCCGCGCGCGAGCTGCGCCAGATGGCGGATCAGCTGCACTGA
- the dnaK gene encoding molecular chaperone DnaK, translating to MGRIIGIDLGTTNSCVAIMEGNTPKVIENSEGARTTPSIVAYQEDGEILVGASAKRQAVTNAKNTLYAVKRLIGRKFEEKEVQKDIHLMPYAIVKADNGDAWVEVRGKKLAPPQISAEVLRKMKKTAEDYLGEPVTEAVITVPAYFNDSQRQATKDAGRIAGLDVKRIINEPTAAALAFGLDKQEKGDRKIAVYDLGGGTFDISIIEIADVDGEKQFEVLSTNGDTFLGGEDFDQRIIDYIIGEFKKDQGVDLSKDVLALQRLKEAAEKAKIELSSNSQTDINLPYITADANGPRHLNIKLTRAKLEALVDELVERTMEPCRIALKDAGVSIGDIHDVILVGGQTRMPKVQEKVKELFGKEPRKDVNPDEAVAVGAAIQGQVLGGDRKDVLLLDVTPLSLGIETLGGVMTKMIQKNTTIPTKFSQTFSTADDNQPAVTIKVYQGEREMAQGNKGLGEFNLEGIPPAPRGLPQIEVTFDIDANGILHVSAKDKGTGKENKITIKANSGLSEAEIQKMVKDAELNAEEDKKKLEVVQARNQGEALVHSVRKSLTEFGDKLDAGEKEKIEAAIKDLDGVLKEGDKDTIEAKTNALMTASQKLGEKMYANMQGEQAAQAAAGAQGAAPGGEQKPADDNVVDAEVKEVKKG from the coding sequence ATGGGACGCATCATCGGCATCGACCTCGGCACCACGAACTCGTGCGTGGCCATCATGGAGGGCAACACGCCCAAGGTCATCGAGAACAGCGAAGGCGCGCGCACCACGCCGTCGATCGTGGCCTACCAGGAGGACGGCGAGATCCTCGTCGGCGCCTCGGCCAAGCGCCAGGCGGTGACCAACGCCAAGAACACCCTTTACGCGGTCAAGCGCCTGATTGGCCGCAAGTTCGAGGAAAAGGAAGTCCAGAAGGACATCCACCTCATGCCCTACGCGATCGTGAAGGCCGACAACGGCGACGCGTGGGTGGAAGTTCGCGGCAAGAAGCTCGCGCCCCCGCAGATCAGCGCGGAAGTGCTGCGCAAGATGAAGAAGACGGCCGAGGACTACCTGGGCGAGCCGGTGACGGAAGCCGTCATCACGGTGCCCGCGTACTTCAACGACTCGCAGCGCCAGGCCACCAAGGACGCCGGCCGCATCGCGGGCCTGGACGTCAAGCGCATCATCAACGAGCCCACCGCCGCGGCGCTGGCCTTCGGCCTGGACAAGCAGGAAAAGGGCGACCGCAAGATCGCCGTGTACGACCTGGGCGGCGGCACGTTCGACATCTCGATCATCGAGATCGCGGACGTCGACGGCGAGAAGCAGTTCGAGGTGCTCTCCACGAACGGCGACACGTTCCTGGGCGGCGAGGACTTCGACCAGCGCATCATCGATTACATCATCGGCGAGTTCAAGAAGGACCAGGGCGTCGACCTGTCGAAGGACGTGCTGGCCCTGCAGCGCCTGAAGGAAGCCGCCGAGAAGGCCAAGATCGAGCTGTCGAGCAACTCGCAGACCGACATCAACCTGCCCTACATCACGGCCGACGCCAACGGCCCGCGCCACCTGAACATCAAGCTCACGCGCGCCAAGCTCGAAGCGCTGGTCGACGAGCTGGTCGAGCGCACGATGGAGCCGTGCCGCATCGCGCTGAAGGATGCGGGCGTGTCCATCGGCGACATCCACGACGTGATCCTCGTGGGCGGCCAGACGCGCATGCCCAAGGTGCAGGAAAAGGTCAAGGAGCTCTTCGGCAAGGAGCCGCGCAAGGACGTGAACCCCGATGAAGCCGTCGCCGTGGGCGCGGCCATCCAGGGCCAGGTGCTGGGCGGCGACCGCAAGGACGTGCTGCTGCTGGACGTGACGCCGCTGTCGCTGGGCATCGAGACGCTGGGTGGCGTCATGACGAAGATGATCCAGAAGAACACGACCATCCCGACGAAGTTCTCGCAGACCTTCTCGACCGCCGACGACAACCAGCCGGCCGTGACGATCAAGGTCTACCAGGGCGAGCGCGAGATGGCGCAGGGCAACAAGGGCCTGGGCGAGTTCAACCTGGAAGGCATCCCGCCGGCGCCGCGCGGCCTGCCGCAGATCGAGGTGACGTTCGACATCGACGCGAACGGCATCCTGCACGTGTCGGCCAAGGACAAGGGCACGGGCAAGGAGAACAAGATCACCATCAAGGCGAACTCGGGCCTGAGCGAGGCCGAGATCCAGAAGATGGTGAAGGACGCCGAGCTGAACGCCGAAGAGGACAAGAAGAAGCTCGAGGTGGTGCAGGCCCGCAACCAGGGCGAAGCGCTGGTGCACTCGGTGCGCAAGAGCCTCACGGAATTCGGCGACAAGCTCGATGCCGGCGAGAAGGAAAAGATCGAGGCGGCCATCAAGGACCTGGACGGCGTGCTGAAGGAAGGCGACAAGGACACCATCGAGGCGAAGACCAACGCCCTGATGACGGCCAGCCAGAAACTGGGCGAGAAGATGTACGCCAACATGCAGGGCGAGCAGGCCGCTCAGGCCGCAGCGGGCGCGCAAGGCGCTGCACCGGGCGGCGAGCAGAAGCCCGCCGACGACAACGTCGTCGACGCCGAAGTGAAAGAAGTGAAGAAGGGTTGA
- a CDS encoding cytochrome ubiquinol oxidase subunit I, translating into MDTLLLSRLQFAANISFHILFPTINIALCWFLLYFRLRRSGAKDERESREWEEAYYLWTKIFALTFGLGVVTGITMSFQFGTNWPGFMQKAGNIAGPLLGYEVLTAFFLEATFLGIMLFGRNRVSERMHLFATLMVAAGTTLSAFWILSLNSWMQTPTGYEIIDGQFHATSWLEVIFNPSFPYRLVHKLLASTLTASFLIAGLSAYQLLRGTANGGTRRAMRAGVMAAAIAIPLQIVAGDMHGLNTLQHQPAKIAAIEGIWHTEKSAPLTLFGWPNEKEKRTDFAIQVPKLASLILAHDMDAELKGLDQFPNAHPPVAPVFWSFRVMVGVGVLMLLVSWWCAWRLWRGDLSKLQLRVLAGMTFAGWVSTLAGWYVTEVGRQPFLVYGLLRTADLVGDHAAGTVLATLLAYLALYAFLLVSYVLVLMHMAKHPAQPTPQTPQSPKAAEPVGGPA; encoded by the coding sequence ATGGACACACTGCTGCTGTCGCGACTCCAGTTCGCGGCGAACATCAGCTTTCACATCCTCTTCCCGACCATCAACATCGCCCTGTGCTGGTTCCTGCTGTACTTCCGGCTGCGGCGCAGCGGCGCGAAGGACGAACGCGAGTCGCGCGAGTGGGAAGAGGCCTATTACCTCTGGACCAAGATCTTCGCGCTGACGTTCGGCCTGGGCGTCGTCACCGGCATCACCATGAGCTTCCAGTTCGGCACGAACTGGCCGGGGTTCATGCAGAAGGCCGGCAACATCGCGGGGCCGCTGCTCGGGTATGAGGTCCTGACGGCCTTCTTCCTCGAGGCCACGTTCCTGGGGATCATGCTGTTCGGGCGCAACCGCGTGTCCGAGCGCATGCACCTCTTTGCGACGCTGATGGTCGCCGCGGGCACGACGCTGTCGGCGTTCTGGATCCTGAGCCTGAACTCGTGGATGCAGACGCCCACCGGCTACGAGATCATCGACGGGCAGTTCCACGCGACGAGCTGGCTGGAGGTGATCTTCAACCCCTCGTTCCCCTACCGGCTCGTGCACAAGCTGCTCGCTTCGACGCTGACCGCCTCCTTCCTCATCGCGGGGCTGTCGGCGTACCAGCTGCTGCGCGGCACCGCCAACGGCGGCACGCGCCGTGCAATGCGCGCCGGGGTCATGGCCGCGGCGATCGCCATCCCGCTGCAGATCGTCGCCGGCGACATGCACGGCCTGAACACGCTGCAGCACCAGCCCGCCAAGATCGCGGCCATCGAAGGCATCTGGCACACGGAGAAGAGCGCGCCGCTCACCCTCTTCGGCTGGCCGAACGAGAAGGAGAAGCGAACGGATTTCGCGATCCAGGTGCCCAAGCTCGCCAGCCTGATCCTCGCGCACGACATGGACGCCGAGCTCAAGGGGCTCGACCAGTTCCCCAACGCGCACCCGCCCGTCGCGCCGGTGTTCTGGAGCTTCCGCGTGATGGTCGGCGTGGGCGTGCTGATGCTGCTGGTGTCGTGGTGGTGCGCGTGGCGGCTGTGGCGCGGCGATCTCTCGAAGCTGCAGTTGCGCGTGCTGGCCGGCATGACCTTCGCGGGCTGGGTGTCGACGCTGGCGGGCTGGTACGTCACCGAAGTCGGGCGCCAGCCCTTCCTGGTGTACGGCCTGCTGCGCACGGCGGACCTGGTCGGCGACCACGCCGCGGGCACCGTGCTCGCGACGCTCCTCGCGTACCTG
- a CDS encoding MarR family winged helix-turn-helix transcriptional regulator, translating into MAERRPPAFRNLLAYQVSSTADALRRSAAMRMRREHDVSLAQVRTLALIDHLQPVRLRDVAADAGADKAQISRVVSSLVSRGYVTRRALVGDARSAHLELTQAGRDKVAGLFRTLQDRDRLLKAGFQPAEIEQLLSLLARVRKVADQLSLDEERLANGNSSAKAA; encoded by the coding sequence ATGGCCGAACGACGACCGCCCGCGTTCCGCAACCTGCTCGCCTACCAGGTCTCGAGCACGGCGGACGCCTTGCGCCGCAGCGCCGCGATGCGCATGCGCCGCGAACACGACGTGAGCCTCGCGCAGGTTCGCACCCTCGCCCTCATCGACCACCTGCAGCCCGTGCGCCTGCGCGACGTCGCCGCCGATGCCGGCGCCGACAAGGCGCAGATCAGCCGCGTCGTCTCCAGCCTCGTGAGCCGCGGCTACGTCACGCGGCGCGCGCTCGTCGGCGATGCGCGTTCCGCGCACCTGGAGCTCACGCAAGCCGGCCGCGACAAGGTGGCCGGGCTCTTCCGCACGCTGCAGGACCGCGACCGCCTGCTGAAGGCGGGTTTCCAGCCGGCGGAGATCGAGCAACTGCTGTCGCTGCTGGCGCGCGTGCGCAAGGTGGCGGACCAGCTGTCGCTCGACGAGGAGCGCCTGGCCAACGGAAACAGCAGCGCCAAGGCGGCCTAG
- a CDS encoding PA0069 family radical SAM protein, translated as MEEARVPVSAIKGRGTATRHPHRFERDARGDFDDGWSTLQLGVEEREVPQTEVTWEDARSIITHNDSPDVYFDRSINPYRGCEHGCIYCYARPTHSYLNLSPGLDFETKIIAKRNIAPLLRAELSRRSYEPKLIAIGTATDCYQPIERELRLTRSVIELMHETNHPFGLVTKSSGVERDLDLIAPMAAKGLASVSVTITTLDAEVTRRLEPRAAAPHRRLRILKTMAEHGVPTAVSLAPQIPFLTDDMEQVLEAAWEAGARSAFYHVIRLPWEVSPLFKQWLELHYPQRAARIMARIHDMRGGKDYDADFATRMKGSGPWAELIAQRFEKAVRRIGFNRERIALDTKQFRRPSPAGQAQLF; from the coding sequence ATGGAAGAAGCACGGGTGCCGGTCAGCGCGATCAAGGGGCGCGGCACGGCCACGCGTCACCCGCACCGTTTCGAGCGCGACGCGCGTGGCGATTTCGACGACGGCTGGTCGACGCTGCAGCTGGGTGTCGAGGAGCGCGAGGTGCCGCAAACCGAAGTCACGTGGGAAGACGCGCGCAGCATCATCACGCACAACGACTCGCCCGACGTCTACTTCGACCGCTCGATCAACCCGTACCGCGGCTGCGAGCACGGCTGCATCTATTGCTACGCGCGCCCCACCCACAGTTACCTGAACCTCTCGCCCGGCCTGGACTTCGAGACGAAGATCATCGCCAAGCGCAACATCGCGCCGCTGCTGCGCGCCGAGCTCTCGCGCCGCAGCTACGAACCGAAGCTGATCGCGATCGGCACGGCCACCGACTGCTACCAGCCCATCGAGCGCGAGCTGCGCCTCACGCGGTCGGTGATCGAGCTGATGCACGAGACGAACCACCCCTTCGGCCTGGTGACGAAGTCGAGCGGCGTCGAGCGTGACCTGGACCTCATCGCGCCGATGGCGGCGAAGGGGCTCGCGTCGGTCAGCGTCACCATCACCACGCTCGATGCGGAAGTGACGCGCAGGCTGGAGCCGCGGGCGGCCGCCCCGCACCGACGGCTGCGCATCCTGAAGACGATGGCGGAGCACGGCGTGCCCACGGCGGTGAGCCTCGCGCCGCAGATCCCTTTCCTCACCGACGACATGGAGCAGGTGCTCGAAGCTGCGTGGGAGGCGGGCGCGCGCAGCGCCTTCTACCACGTGATCCGGCTGCCCTGGGAAGTCAGCCCCCTGTTCAAGCAGTGGCTGGAGCTGCACTACCCGCAGCGCGCGGCGCGCATCATGGCGCGCATCCACGACATGCGCGGCGGCAAGGACTACGACGCCGATTTCGCCACGCGCATGAAGGGCAGCGGCCCCTGGGCCGAGCTGATCGCGCAGCGCTTCGAGAAAGCCGTGCGCCGCATCGGCTTCAACCGCGAGCGCATCGCGCTGGACACGAAGCAATTCCGGCGCCCGTCGCCGGCCGGGCAGGCGCAGTTGTTCTAG
- the grpE gene encoding nucleotide exchange factor GrpE — protein MNEPDRIEPTLDAEAPAGAATAPAPAAESAAGGPQAANEADALSNAQAQVAELQAQNKDLAEKYLRAQADMQNTRRRADEEMSKARKFAVESFAEAMLPVVDSLEAGLAHEGGTPEQIREGAEITLRQLKGALERNKVVVIDPQPGTKFDPHQHQAISVVPGTSQEPNTVVGVLQKGYLIADRVLRPALVTVAAPK, from the coding sequence CGACCCTGGATGCCGAAGCGCCGGCTGGGGCCGCCACGGCCCCCGCCCCGGCCGCCGAAAGTGCAGCCGGCGGCCCGCAGGCCGCCAACGAAGCCGACGCCCTGTCCAACGCCCAGGCGCAGGTGGCCGAACTCCAGGCCCAGAACAAGGACCTCGCCGAGAAGTACCTGCGCGCGCAGGCCGACATGCAGAACACCCGCCGCCGCGCCGACGAGGAGATGTCCAAGGCGCGCAAGTTCGCGGTGGAAAGCTTCGCCGAGGCGATGCTGCCCGTGGTGGACAGCCTCGAGGCCGGCCTGGCCCACGAAGGCGGCACGCCGGAGCAGATCCGCGAAGGCGCCGAGATCACCCTGCGCCAGCTGAAGGGCGCCCTGGAGCGCAACAAGGTCGTGGTGATCGACCCGCAGCCGGGCACCAAGTTCGACCCGCACCAGCACCAGGCGATCTCGGTGGTCCCAGGAACTTCACAGGAACCCAACACCGTCGTCGGCGTGCTGCAGAAGGGCTACCTGATCGCCGACCGCGTGCTGCGCCCCGCCCTCGTGACGGTGGCGGCGCCGAAATAG
- the dnaJ gene encoding molecular chaperone DnaJ, which yields MATKRDYYEVLGVPKNASDDEIKKAYRKLAMKFHPDRNEGDKNAEGKFKEAKEAYEMLSNAEKRSAYDQFGHAGVDPNMRGGFGGPGQEGFGGFAEAFGDIFGDIFGQGRPGQRGGRQVYRGADLSYAMEITLEEAAAGKEAQIRIPSWESCETCHGSGAKPGTQAKQCTTCQGAGVVQMRQGFFSVQQTCPHCRGTGKIIPEPCPTCHGQGRVKKQKTLEVKIPAGIDDGMRIRSAGNGEPGTNGGPPGDLYIEIRLKKHDIFQRDGDDLHCVVPISVARAALGGEIDVPTLAGKAAIDIPEGTQAGKQFRLRGKGIKGVRSSYPGDLYCHVAVETPVRLTEHQRKLLKELDESLKKGGAKHSPTEESWADRLKNFFSA from the coding sequence ATGGCCACCAAAAGAGACTACTACGAGGTTCTCGGCGTCCCGAAGAACGCTTCGGACGACGAGATCAAGAAGGCTTATCGCAAGCTCGCGATGAAGTTCCACCCCGACCGCAACGAGGGTGACAAGAACGCCGAAGGCAAGTTCAAGGAGGCGAAGGAAGCCTACGAAATGCTGTCCAACGCCGAGAAGCGTTCGGCGTACGACCAGTTCGGCCACGCGGGCGTGGACCCCAACATGCGCGGCGGCTTCGGCGGGCCCGGCCAGGAAGGCTTCGGCGGCTTCGCGGAAGCGTTCGGCGACATCTTCGGCGACATCTTCGGCCAGGGCCGGCCCGGCCAGCGCGGCGGCCGGCAGGTGTACCGCGGCGCGGACCTTTCCTATGCGATGGAGATCACGCTGGAGGAAGCGGCCGCCGGCAAGGAGGCGCAGATCCGCATTCCTTCGTGGGAATCGTGCGAAACCTGCCACGGTTCCGGCGCCAAGCCCGGCACGCAGGCCAAGCAATGCACCACCTGCCAAGGCGCGGGCGTGGTGCAGATGCGCCAGGGCTTCTTCAGCGTGCAGCAGACGTGCCCGCATTGCCGCGGCACGGGCAAGATCATCCCGGAGCCCTGCCCCACCTGCCATGGCCAGGGCCGCGTGAAGAAGCAGAAGACGCTGGAGGTGAAGATCCCCGCCGGCATCGACGACGGCATGCGCATCCGCAGCGCCGGCAACGGCGAGCCGGGCACCAACGGCGGGCCGCCGGGCGACCTGTACATCGAGATCCGCCTGAAGAAGCACGACATCTTCCAGCGGGACGGCGACGACCTGCACTGCGTGGTGCCAATTTCGGTCGCGCGCGCGGCTCTAGGCGGCGAGATCGACGTGCCGACGCTCGCCGGGAAGGCCGCGATCGACATCCCTGAAGGCACCCAGGCCGGCAAGCAGTTCCGGCTGCGCGGCAAGGGCATCAAGGGGGTGCGTTCCAGCTACCCCGGCGACCTGTATTGCCACGTCGCGGTGGAAACGCCCGTGCGCCTGACCGAGCACCAGCGCAAGCTGCTCAAGGAGCTGGACGAATCCCTGAAGAAGGGCGGCGCCAAGCATTCGCCGACCGAGGAATCCTGGGCGGATCGCCTGAAGAACTTCTTCAGCGCCTGA